The genomic window CGACATTTTTCTATTTATATCAACAATTTGTGCGATGTAACAACCTGTTACAAAGTCGCCGATTGCGGACATAGCCAGGTTACGAGTCGGGACCAAGCTGTTGGTCAAGCGCAAGGCATCCAGCGCTCACCCCCTTCCCTTCTGAGTAACCGTCATGTCGCACATCTTTCAACACGCTCATTCGGTCCACATCCCGGGATTTCTGCCACTGGCCATGATCACGGTGGTGGTTGAAATGCTGTGGCGCCTGCTGGTCGTCAGCAAGGGTTACAACTTTCGCAGCGCGGGCAGCACCTTGCTGATTGCCCTGGGCCACACACTTACCGACGCGTTGACGGCGCTGGCTCTCGCGCCGGTGTTTGCATTGGTATGGCATTTCGCGCCATGGCATTTCTCGATGCATGACTGGCGTGTCTGGGTCATCGGCTTCTTTGTCGTGGAGTTCGCCTACTACTGGTACCACCGTTTTAGCCATGAAGTGCGCTGGTTGTGGGCCAGTCATGCCGTGCATCACACGCCGGAAGAGATGACCTTGCTCTCGGCCATTCGCCTGGGATGGACAAACCTGATCTCTGCCGGTTGGCTGGTGTATCTGCCTGTGATGGCGCTGGGCTTCGATCCGCGCATGGTCATCATTCTGCTGGCGCTGGATCTCCGCTTTCAGTTCTTCCTGCATACCGAGGCGCGAATCAACCTCGGTCTGCTGGAATGGATTCTCAATACACCAACGCATCACCGCATTCATCACGCCTCGAATGCACCGTATATCGACAAGAACTACGGTGGTGCGCTGATTATTTTCGATCGGATGTTCGGCACGTTCGCCGCCGAACGCAAGGACGAGCCGCTGCGCTATGGCCTCGATCACCCGCTTGGCACGCATAACCCACTTGGGCTCGTGTTCGGCGAATGGCGTCGCTTACTGACCGATCTGCGACGTGCGCCTAACTGGTACGCCGCCGCACGCATCGCGTTAGGTCGTCCTTGATCTTGCTTATCCATCGCGGTGTTACCGCATGACATTTCCCTCTAACTACGAGAACTCATCATCATGAACAAGACACGTTACATATTCGCCATGTTATTGGCCGTTGGAATCGGCACCTATTTTTCTTCCGCACATGCCGGCGCGGCGGTAGTCACTCGTTCCACCACGCCGAACTACAGCGTCACCACGGTGCGTACGACTGGATCCTATGTCGTCTACCCCGCTCCCTGTTGCTATAGCAGCGTCGTGGTGAGAAGCGTCCCTTCAACAGTCACCGTTAAATCGGTTTCTCCGCCGCCACCGTCGGTCCGGGTGGTCTATGCAACACCCGTTGTAACGACGTATCCAGCGCCGAAGGTGGTCTATATGCCCACCACGTATTACTACGTGCCGTAAGGAAGGATGAAACTGCCAATGATTACGTCAATGATCAAAAGAAATGCATTGCGGTGCTTGTTGCCTGTGCTTTGCATGGTTGGTATGGCGGGCTGTGTTACCAACTCGCCGGTTCAATATCGCGGCCTGGATTCCACCGCACAACTGACCCCAAACTTGCAAAGTCAAAACACACATATCCCGCTCTACTACTCAGTACCGGACGCGCATCTTTCCAAGTACACCCAAGTGATACTTGATACGGTGACGGTCTACGACGGCGAAGATCAGCAGTTTGGCAAGCTGAGCGCAACCGAACGACAACAGCTCGCCGGTTACATGCAGATGCAATTCAGTCAAACACTCGGGAAGAAATATGTACTGACATCGGCGCCCGGTCCCGACACATTGAGGATCCATCTCACCTTG from Dyella caseinilytica includes these protein-coding regions:
- a CDS encoding DUF3313 domain-containing protein produces the protein MKLPMITSMIKRNALRCLLPVLCMVGMAGCVTNSPVQYRGLDSTAQLTPNLQSQNTHIPLYYSVPDAHLSKYTQVILDTVTVYDGEDQQFGKLSATERQQLAGYMQMQFSQTLGKKYVLTSAPGPDTLRIHLTLTGASASVPVLSTVKQILPVGAVLGTLKSAADSPSRSLGSVTYAVEIYNSQSNQLLRAFVAKQYPAAENISASLGTLSAAETGIEKGAKTLLTQLE
- a CDS encoding sterol desaturase family protein; this translates as MSHIFQHAHSVHIPGFLPLAMITVVVEMLWRLLVVSKGYNFRSAGSTLLIALGHTLTDALTALALAPVFALVWHFAPWHFSMHDWRVWVIGFFVVEFAYYWYHRFSHEVRWLWASHAVHHTPEEMTLLSAIRLGWTNLISAGWLVYLPVMALGFDPRMVIILLALDLRFQFFLHTEARINLGLLEWILNTPTHHRIHHASNAPYIDKNYGGALIIFDRMFGTFAAERKDEPLRYGLDHPLGTHNPLGLVFGEWRRLLTDLRRAPNWYAAARIALGRP